CCGCCGCCATGGCCGCGCTGCACGGGCAGTTCACCGATCCGGCCACCTGGGGAACGCCCCCGGCCCAGCCGGAACTGCCCGCCAAGGCCCCGTCCATCCGCCACCTGTTCGCCTTCCCGCCTGCTGACGGCAGCGGCGTGGAAGTGCTGCGCGGGCCCAACATCGTGGCCCTGGAGCAGTTCACCCCCATGGACGACACGGTGACGGCGCCGGTGGTCATCAAGCTGGGCGACGACATCACCACCGACCACATCATGCCCGCCGGGGCGGAAATCACCTCGCTGCGCTCCAACGTGCCCGCCATCGCGCAGCACGTGTTCGGCCGGGTGGACGCGGACTTCGTGGCCCGCGCAAGGGCGGCGGGCACCGGGGTCATCGTGGCCGGGGACAACTACGGCCAGGGCTCCAGCCGCGAGCACGCCGCGCTGGCCCCGCGCCATCTGGGCATCCGCGCGGTCATCGTGCGTTCGCTGGCGCGCATCCACCGGGCCAACCTGGTGAACTTCGGCATCCTGCCGCTGATCCTGTGCGACCGGACGGACTACGACAAACTGGCCGTGGGCGGCACGGTGACCATTCCCGCCTCGGCCATCACCGCCGGGGGCGAAGTGGACGTGCAGGTGGAGGGCGTGGGCGCCATCCGCGTGCGGAACGATTTGACGCAGAAGGAATTGGATATTATCCGGGCAGGCGGATTGCTGAACCACGTCCGCCTTTCCAGAAAACAGTAGGGTGTCCTTGCCGGGGCTCCGCACGGAGCATCCGGCACCCCCGGCCCCCCGACGCCATCGGCGCGCACCAGCGCGACTGGCGCAGCCGGACGCACCGGGGGGCATTGGCGCACACCGCAATGGAGTTTCTCAATGCTTGAACTGATCCGTGCCCACGCGCAGTCGTGGGGCGTGAAGATTGCCTTCGGCATCATCATCCTCGTGTTCGTCTTCTGGGGCGTGGGCTCCATGCACAACAGCTCGTCGGGCGCCCTCGCCACGGTGAACAAGAAGCCCATCCTGATCCAGGAGTTCGGGCGCGAATACGAGCGCCAGGTGGAAACCCTGCGCAGCCGCTACCCCGGCATCACCGCCGAGGACATGAAGCAGATGGGCCTCAAGCGTCAGGTACTGCAGGCCATGATCACCGAACGCCTGCTGGCCGACGAGGCCGCGCGCATCGGGCTTTCGGTGTCCCCGGTGGAACTGCGCCGCTCCATCGAGTCCATAACGGCCTTCCGCAACGGCGACGGCAGGTTCGACGCCGAGGTGTACCGTTCCGTGCTCAAGGGCCAGCAGACCTCGCCCGGCCGCTTCGAGGACGGAATCCGCCGCGACATGCTGCTGCAGAAGCTGCGTGACCGGGTTGCCGCGCCGGCTTCAGTCACCGACGAGGAGGCTCGCGCCCTGTTCGACTACGGCCGCGAGCGCCGGACCATCGAATACGTGCTGTTCCCCCTGGAAGACTACGTGCTCAAGGTGGCCCCCACCGACGAGCAGATCGCGGAACGCTACAACGAGAACATGGATGCCTGGCGCAACCCGCAGCGCATCAGCCTTGACGCGGTCACCCTGACCCCGGCCAGCCTGGCCACCAGCGTGGAGATTCCCGAATCGGCCGTGGCCGCCTTCTACGCGGACAATGCCGAAACGTATTTCGTGGTGCCGGAGCGCGTGCACGCCCGTCATATCCTGTTCATGGCCCAGGAAGGGGCGAGCAAGGATGAGGATGCCGCCGCCCGCGCCAAGGCCGAAGACGTCATCGCCCAGCTGAAGAAAGGCAAGGATTTCGCCTCTCTGGCCGCCAAGCTGTCCGACGACAAGGGCAGCGGCGCGCAGGGCGGCGACCTTGGCTGGTTCACCAAGGGCCAGATGGTGCCCCCCTTCGAGGAAGCCGCGTTCGCCCTGAAGCCCGGCGAGATCAGCGCCCCCGTGCGCTCCGCCTTTGGCTGGCACGTCATCAAGATGGAAGCGCACGAAACCCAGCGCACCCGCGCCCTTGACGAGGTACGCGGTGAAATCCGCCAGCGCCTGGGCGAGGAGAAGGCTTCCGAACGGATGCACGAGGCCCTGGACACCGCCCTGGAAATGGCGGGCGCCGGCAAGTCCATCGACGACATCGCCAAGGCGCTGAAGCTGGAGCACAAGCCCACCGGCCTGTTCTCGCGCGCCGATGCCGGCGTTGCCGTGGGCCTGAAGGGGCAGTCCGTGGGAACGGCCTTCTCCACCCCGGCGGGCACGGTCATCGACACCCCGCTGGAAGTCGAGGGGGGGTACATGATCGCCGCCGTGCTGGAATCGCAGCCGGAAAGCGTGACCCCGCTGGAAAAGGTGAAGGAAGAAGTGGCCGCCCAGGTGCGCCGCATCGAAGGCGCCAAGCTGGCGGTGAAGGCCGCGCAGGAAGCCGGGGCCAAGCTGGCCGACGGCGTGCCCGCAGAGCTTGCCGCCAGGGTGAAGACCGCCGAACCCTTCGGGCGCAACGGCTTCATCGCTCCCTTCGGCCAGAGCCGTGCCCTGGTGGATGCCGCCTTTGCCGCCGCCCCCGGCGCCTGGCAGCCCGCCCCGGTGGATACTTCGTCCGGTGCCGTACTGTTCCGCGTCAAGGACGTGCAGCGCCCCGGCGACGCCGAATGGTCCGCCGCGGCAGAAACCGTGCGCGCCACCGTGCTGTCCGCCAAGCGCGAGGAACTGTTCCGCGTGTTCGTGGGCGAGCTTTCCGCCGCCGCAAAGATCGAACTGCGCAACGCCAAACTGCTCGACGATTAGCCGCTAATGGCTCGCGGCATATGTCCGCATGGCCGCCCTCCCGCACGGGGGGGCGGCTTTTTTTATGACCTGCCGTTTTTTGTTTTTCAAAAATGTAATTCTTTCGGCCTGCTCTGTGATTCGTAGAAAAGCAGCAGGATGTGTGAATGTGGCGTTGGATGGCGTATCGCAAGTACGTGTTACGGCATTCATGAACCCGCAAATGGGGAATTTATGCTGTTTTCTTCTTATAAATGCAAATATGTAAAATATTAATCAGAAAAATATACAAAAATGTTATTTTAAAATGCCGCAGAACGTCGTTTTTGTGCGGTGAGAATATTTTTCTTGGAAAAGTACCACGTTGCAGCAATGGCCTGAATGATGCTTTGCAAGATGGCGTTGTTACTTGGCGTGCATTTTCAGTAGAGAGTGCACAATTCTAAGGTTGTTCTTTACTTGTTTGCGGCATTGATTGGTGTGTGAATACACATAATGTGCTGCATGAAGCGAGGGATGCGGGATGAGGAACAGAAAGTGTATCGAGCTTGTCATCATTCTTTTGTGCGTAGTGTTCGCTGCGTGTGTTTCTCATGCCGAGGATGCTCACGTTTCCGATCCGAGTGGTACGTCCATAGGCACTGCTGCTGACGTCATCGGCGCGACGGCGGGGGCGCCCACCAAGGAAGAATTCGACGCGTTGTCCCAGAGTGAGCCGTTGGCGGCCAAGGTTGCCGATGTGGTGGGGCACAACCGTATCGCCATCAACATGGTGTGGACGTTGTTGTGCGGCTTCCTGGTCATGTTCATGCAGGCGGGCTTTGCCCTGGCGGAAACGGGGTTTACCCGCGCCAAGAACGCCGGGCACACCATGGCCATGAACATGATGATCTACGGCATCGGCATGCTGGGGTATTGGATATGCGGCTTTGCCCTGCAAATGGGCGGGGTGGGCGGCGTGCTCAGTCTGGGCGGTGCCGGGGCGCTGGCCAACGAATTTACCGTGACCATTGCTGGCAAGGAATTCGGCCTGTTCGGCACAACCGGGTTCTTCCTGTCCGGCGATGCCTATGACGCGGTGATCTTTTCCGTCTTCCTGTTCCAGATGGTGTTCATGGACACCACCGCCACCATTCCCACAGGTTCCATGGCGGAACGCTGGACCTTCAAGTCGTTCGTCGTCTACGGCTTCTTCATTTCCATGTTCGTGTACCCGCTGTTCGCCAACTGGGTGTGGGGCGGCGGCTGGCTCTCCGCCCTTGGCCGCAACTTCGGCCTTGGCCACGGCATGGCGGACTTTGCCGGCTCCGCCGTGGTGCACATGACCGGCGGGGTGGCTGCGGCTGCCGGGGCCATCGTGCTGGGGCCGCGCCTTGGCAAGTTCAAGCCGGATGGCACCCCTGTGGCCATGCCCGGTCACCACATTCCCATGGCCATTGCCGGGTGCTTCATCCTGGCCTTCGGCTGGTTCGGGTTCAATGCCGGGTCTACCCTGGCTGGCGGCGACCTGCGCATCGGAGTCATTGCCACCAACACCATGCTGGCTTCCGCCTCTGGCGCGTTCTTTTCAATGATGTACATGTGGATGCGTTACGGCAAGCCCGACGTGTCCATGGCAGCCAACGGTCTGCTGGCGGGCCTGGTGGCCATCACCTCGCCGTGTGCCTTCGTCAACTCGGTGGCTGCGGTGGGCATTGGCGCCGTGGCCGGGATACTGCTGTGCGTCAGCGTGCTGTTCGTGGAGCAGACCCTGAAGATCGACGATCCGGTGGGCGCCATTTCGGTGCACGGCGTCAACGGCGCATGGGGCGTGCTGTCCCTGGGCCTGTTTGCCGACGGCACCTACGGCGAAGGGTTGAACGGCGTGGAAGGCGCCGTGAAGGGTCTGTTCTACGGGGATGTCTCGCAGTTCATGGCCCAGCTGGCCGGCGTGATCACCAACATCGTGTTCGTGTTTGTGGTGATGTACGTGTTCTTCAAGTTGCTGGACAAGGTCGTGCCGTTGCGCGTCGATCCGGAACTGGAGCTGGAAGGGCTGGACCAAGCCGAGGTGGCGGTTTCCGCCTACCCCGACTTCAACCTGAAAAAGGCCATGAAGTAGGAGCCCGCCATGAAGAAGATCGAGGCCATCATCAAGCCGTTCAAGCTGGATGCGGTGAAGGACGCGCTGATCGGCATAGGGGTGTTCGGGCTGACGGTGACCGAGGTGCGCGGCTATGGGCGCCAGCGCGGCCACGTGGAAACCTATCGCGGTCTGGAATACGAAGTGCAGTTCAATTCCAAGCTCAAGATCGAAACCGTGGTGCCCGATGGCATGAGCGACCAGGTGGTGAAAGCCATCACCACCGCCGCCCGTACCGGCAGCATCGGCGACGGCAAGATATTCATTTCTTCCCTTGAAGAGGTGATCCGCATCCGCACCGGCGAAGAAGGCACTGACGCCATCTGATAGTTGCCTTGCACACCCGAACAGCCGCGAGGCAAGCAGGACCGACGGGGCCGCCAGTTGTTGGCGGCCCCGCTTTGCGTCGGGAATGGGGGGCACGCGGGACGCAACGGGCATTCCTGCTGGTGGTGTTGGCGGTGCCGGACGTTGCCCCGGCGGCAGTGCCGGCCAGGTCGGCGTGCCGCCGTCCGGGGTAAGCGCTTGACAGCAGGGGCAGGGCAGGGCAAGGGAGGCGTCACCCGCAACGGGAGCAGGAAGATGCGCCGCAAGGCTGGCCGCATCCGCTCCGGCTCCGCAACCCGCAGGAACCCACGTGCGCACCGCAGACTCCTACCGCAAGGTCTTTCCCGTCACCTGGGAACAGCTTCACCGCGACGCCAAGGCGCTGTCGTGGCGGCTGCTGGAGAAAGGGCCCTGGACCGGCATCATCGCCATCACCCGCGGGGGGTTGGTGCCCGCCGCCATCATTGCCCGTGAAGTGGGGGTGCACCTCATCGACACGGTGTGCATCACCAGCTACAAGTGGCAGGATCAGTCCAGCCGCCTGGAAGTGCTGAAGGGCGTGCAGGGCGACGGCGAAGGCTGGCTGATGGTGGACGACCTGGTGGATACCGGTCGCACGGCCAAGGCGGTGCGCGAAATGCTGCCCAAGGCCCACTTCGCCACCGTGTATGCCAAGCCCGAAGGGCGCCCCCTGGTGGACACCTACATCACCGAAGTCAGCCAGGATACATGGATTCTTTTTCCGTGGGACTCGGAGGTGCAGTACGTGCAGCCCCTTGTCAACCAGCGGGAAGCGGGCTAGAAATCTCTTTTCCGCATCAGCGTCGGCCTGCCGCCAGCAAGGCGTCAGGTTGCGATCCCTTGTACATTGGCGGACGGGTGCCCCCGTTCGCAGTCGCATGCCGTTCCATTCACCAAGCCCCGAGGAGGCTCCCGATGCGCAAATCCGTATCCGCGATGTTGCTGGTTGCCGCCATGCTGCTCATGGCCGCCCTGACCGGCTGCGGCGAAGACAAGAAGCCTGCCGAGGCCCCCAAGGCCGAGCAGAAGCCCGCCGCCGCCGCGCCCGCCCCTGCTGCCCCCGCAAAGGAAATGCAGGTCGGCTTCGTCTACGTTTCGCCCGTGGGCGACGTGGGCTGGTCGTGGGCCCATGACCAGGCCCGCAAGGCCATTGCGGAAATGCCCGGCGTGACCACCTCGTTCGTGGAATCGGTGCCCGAAGGCGCCGATGCCGAACGCGTCATCCAGAACATGGCGCGCAAGGGCTACGACATCATCTTCACCACCAGCTTCGGGTACATGGATCCCACGCTGAAGGTGGCGGAGCAGTTCCCCAACATCACCTTCATGCATTGCTCGGGCTACAAGACCGCGCCCAACATGAGCAACTACTTCGGGCGCATGTACCAGGCCCGCTACCTGACCGGCATGGTGGCCGGCGCCATGACCAAGTCGAACATCCTCGGCTACGTGGCGGCCTTCCCCATTCCCGAGGTGATTCGCGGCATCAACGCCTACACCATGGGCGCGCGCGCCATGAACCCCAAGGCCGAAGTGCGCGTGGTGTGGACCAAGACCTGGTACGACCCCGCCACCGAAAAGGAAGCCGCCAAGAGCCTGCTGGACGTGGGCGCCGACGTCATCGCCCAGCATCAGGACTCCCCCGGCCCGCAGGAAGCCGCCCAGGAACGCGGCGTGTACTCCGTGGGCTACAACTCGGACATGAGCCAGTTCGCCCCCAAGTCGCTGCTGACGTCCGCCATGTGGAACTGGACCCCGTTCTACAAGGACGTGGTGGAAAAGGTCCGCAAGGGTGAATGGAAGTCCGGCGCCTTCTGGCCCGGCATCGAAACCGGCATCGTGGGCATTGCCCCCTACGGCGACATGGTGCCGCAGGACGTGCGCTCCAAGGTGGACGCGCGCAAGGCCGAAATCGTGGCGGGCACCTACAAGGTGTTCTCCGGCCCGGTCAAGGACCAGAACGGCGCCGTGCGCGTGCCCGAAGGCCAGGTGCTTTCCGATCAGGACATGCTGGGCATGACCTGGTTCGTGGAAGGCGTGGTCGGTTCCACCCAGTAGCCGCGTCCAAGAACCGGAGCCCCCTGTCCATGTTCCTACCCAGAGTCGTGAAACGGCAGGAGCCCCTTCAATGGGGCTCCTTTTTCATTTTCGCGGTGGCCCTCGTCGTATCGCTGGGGGTCAGCTGCGCGTTGCTCGCCGTGCACGGCAAGCCGCCGCTGAAGGCGCTGGCGGTATTGTGGTCGGGCGGTTTCGGCGGTCCCTTCGCGCTGGAAGACACGCTGCTGAAGTCCATCCCCATCTTCCTGTGTTCGCTGGGGGTGGCCGTGTCGTTCCGCATGCAGGTGTGGAACATCGGCGCCGAAGGGCAGTTCGCCCTGGGCGCCGTGGGCGCCACGTGGGCGGTGCTGGCCTTTCCGGGCCTGCCCATGTGGGCCATGATGCCGGTGATGTTCCTGTGCGCCGCCATCGCGGGCGGGCTGTGGGCGGCGGTGCCCGCCGTGCTGCGCCTGCGCTTCGGCATGAACGAGATCATCTCCACGCTGATGTTCAACTACATCGGCATCCTGTTCCTGCAATTCCTGGTCTACGGGGTATGGAAGGATCCGACCAGCTTCGGCTTTCCCATGACCCCCATCTTTCCCAAGGCCGCCATCATCGGCCCCATAGCCCCGGCCACCCTGGGCCGGGTGCACTGGGGGCTTGCGGTGTGCGCGGGCGTGGCCGTGCTGCTGGCCGTGTTCCTGAAGCGCACCCGCCTCGGCTTCGAACTGCTGGCCGGGGGCGAAAACCCTCGCGCCGCCCGCTATGCCCGCATGCCCTACAACCTGCTGGTGCTGCTGGTCATGTCGCTGTGCGGCGCACTGGCGGGCTTTGCCGGGTGCATCGAAACATCGGCCACGGTCAACCGCCTGCAACCCAGCATCATGGTGGGCTACGGCTACACCGCCATCGTGGTGGCCTGGCTGTCGCGTCTGCGCGTCAGCTCCATCGCCTGCTTCGCCTTTCTGCTGGCGGGGCTGCGCGTGGGCGTGGAACACCTGCAACTGGACTTGCAGGTGCCCGCCGCCTTCGGGGGCATTCTTGAAGGCATGATCCTGCTTTCGGTGCTGGCCGGGCAGTTCTTCGACCGCTACCGCTTCACGCTGAAGGGGAGGAGCTAGCATGGACATGGATACCGCGCTGCTGCTCTCCATCCTGGCCGCCACGGTGCAGTCGGGCACGCCCATCCTGTTCGCCACCCTGGGCGAAATGTTCACCGAACGTTCCGGCGTGCTGAACCTGGGTGTGGAAGGCATGATGATCGTGGGCGCGTTCAGCGGGTTTCTGGTCACCCACATCACCGGCAATCCGTGGGCCGGGGTGCTGGCCGCCGGGCTGTGCGGGGGCGGGTTGTCCCTGCTGCACGGGGTGGTCTGCCTGATCTTTCAGGG
This genomic window from Nitratidesulfovibrio sp. SRB-5 contains:
- a CDS encoding P-II family nitrogen regulator, whose translation is MKKIEAIIKPFKLDAVKDALIGIGVFGLTVTEVRGYGRQRGHVETYRGLEYEVQFNSKLKIETVVPDGMSDQVVKAITTAARTGSIGDGKIFISSLEEVIRIRTGEEGTDAI
- a CDS encoding peptidylprolyl isomerase — its product is MLELIRAHAQSWGVKIAFGIIILVFVFWGVGSMHNSSSGALATVNKKPILIQEFGREYERQVETLRSRYPGITAEDMKQMGLKRQVLQAMITERLLADEAARIGLSVSPVELRRSIESITAFRNGDGRFDAEVYRSVLKGQQTSPGRFEDGIRRDMLLQKLRDRVAAPASVTDEEARALFDYGRERRTIEYVLFPLEDYVLKVAPTDEQIAERYNENMDAWRNPQRISLDAVTLTPASLATSVEIPESAVAAFYADNAETYFVVPERVHARHILFMAQEGASKDEDAAARAKAEDVIAQLKKGKDFASLAAKLSDDKGSGAQGGDLGWFTKGQMVPPFEEAAFALKPGEISAPVRSAFGWHVIKMEAHETQRTRALDEVRGEIRQRLGEEKASERMHEALDTALEMAGAGKSIDDIAKALKLEHKPTGLFSRADAGVAVGLKGQSVGTAFSTPAGTVIDTPLEVEGGYMIAAVLESQPESVTPLEKVKEEVAAQVRRIEGAKLAVKAAQEAGAKLADGVPAELAARVKTAEPFGRNGFIAPFGQSRALVDAAFAAAPGAWQPAPVDTSSGAVLFRVKDVQRPGDAEWSAAAETVRATVLSAKREELFRVFVGELSAAAKIELRNAKLLDD
- a CDS encoding BMP family ABC transporter substrate-binding protein translates to MRKSVSAMLLVAAMLLMAALTGCGEDKKPAEAPKAEQKPAAAAPAPAAPAKEMQVGFVYVSPVGDVGWSWAHDQARKAIAEMPGVTTSFVESVPEGADAERVIQNMARKGYDIIFTTSFGYMDPTLKVAEQFPNITFMHCSGYKTAPNMSNYFGRMYQARYLTGMVAGAMTKSNILGYVAAFPIPEVIRGINAYTMGARAMNPKAEVRVVWTKTWYDPATEKEAAKSLLDVGADVIAQHQDSPGPQEAAQERGVYSVGYNSDMSQFAPKSLLTSAMWNWTPFYKDVVEKVRKGEWKSGAFWPGIETGIVGIAPYGDMVPQDVRSKVDARKAEIVAGTYKVFSGPVKDQNGAVRVPEGQVLSDQDMLGMTWFVEGVVGSTQ
- the gpt gene encoding xanthine phosphoribosyltransferase, which translates into the protein MRTADSYRKVFPVTWEQLHRDAKALSWRLLEKGPWTGIIAITRGGLVPAAIIAREVGVHLIDTVCITSYKWQDQSSRLEVLKGVQGDGEGWLMVDDLVDTGRTAKAVREMLPKAHFATVYAKPEGRPLVDTYITEVSQDTWILFPWDSEVQYVQPLVNQREAG
- a CDS encoding ABC transporter permease, with amino-acid sequence MFLPRVVKRQEPLQWGSFFIFAVALVVSLGVSCALLAVHGKPPLKALAVLWSGGFGGPFALEDTLLKSIPIFLCSLGVAVSFRMQVWNIGAEGQFALGAVGATWAVLAFPGLPMWAMMPVMFLCAAIAGGLWAAVPAVLRLRFGMNEIISTLMFNYIGILFLQFLVYGVWKDPTSFGFPMTPIFPKAAIIGPIAPATLGRVHWGLAVCAGVAVLLAVFLKRTRLGFELLAGGENPRAARYARMPYNLLVLLVMSLCGALAGFAGCIETSATVNRLQPSIMVGYGYTAIVVAWLSRLRVSSIACFAFLLAGLRVGVEHLQLDLQVPAAFGGILEGMILLSVLAGQFFDRYRFTLKGRS
- a CDS encoding ammonium transporter, giving the protein MSQSEPLAAKVADVVGHNRIAINMVWTLLCGFLVMFMQAGFALAETGFTRAKNAGHTMAMNMMIYGIGMLGYWICGFALQMGGVGGVLSLGGAGALANEFTVTIAGKEFGLFGTTGFFLSGDAYDAVIFSVFLFQMVFMDTTATIPTGSMAERWTFKSFVVYGFFISMFVYPLFANWVWGGGWLSALGRNFGLGHGMADFAGSAVVHMTGGVAAAAGAIVLGPRLGKFKPDGTPVAMPGHHIPMAIAGCFILAFGWFGFNAGSTLAGGDLRIGVIATNTMLASASGAFFSMMYMWMRYGKPDVSMAANGLLAGLVAITSPCAFVNSVAAVGIGAVAGILLCVSVLFVEQTLKIDDPVGAISVHGVNGAWGVLSLGLFADGTYGEGLNGVEGAVKGLFYGDVSQFMAQLAGVITNIVFVFVVMYVFFKLLDKVVPLRVDPELELEGLDQAEVAVSAYPDFNLKKAMK